Proteins co-encoded in one Pongo pygmaeus isolate AG05252 chromosome 23, NHGRI_mPonPyg2-v2.0_pri, whole genome shotgun sequence genomic window:
- the LOC129022929 gene encoding protein FAM246A, whose amino-acid sequence MAEPGRPWAQARSAYRASEVLRRGPGRRRDPGPQSNGPGQEDARAPGRRARLRGQLRAEAASRSVVERAGAGAAGAGAGERTGAHSRGSVCSVCGEPRGGATYPAGVLEVSERRLQEGLAAVREELGAGIEALRAELRAELDALRALLLPPPPSPPARREPRAVPRAAPRGPTLLRTLGTVSALVAASRPSDDAPDGPAEGGAHRAPARKNHKKMPVPPGAPQGGGD is encoded by the coding sequence ATGGCGGAGCCCGGCCGCCCGTGGGCCCAGGCGCGTAGTGCGTACAGAGCCAGCGAGGTGCTGCGGCGCGGCCCGGGCCGCCGGCGGGACCCGGGGCCGCAATCCAATGGGCCGGGCCAGGAAGACGCCCGAGCCCCGGGCCGGCGGGCTCGCCTGCGCGGCCAGCTCCGGGCCGAAGCGGCTTCGCGGTCTGTGGTGGAGCGTGCGGGGGCCGGGGCGgcgggcgcgggcgcgggcgAGAGGACCGGCGCGCACAGCCGCGGCTCCGTGTGCTCGGTATGCGGGGAGCCCCGCGGCGGGGCCACCTACCCGGCGGGGGTCCTGGAGGTGAGCGAGCGGCGGCTGCAGGAGGGCCTGGCCGCAGTGCGCGAGGAGCTGGGCGCCGGGATTGAGGCGCTGCGCGCGGAGCTTCGAGCGGAGCTGGACGCCCTGCGCgcgctgctgctgccgccgccgccgtccCCGCCTGCCCGCCGCGAGCCCCGCGCCGTCCCCCGCGCCGCGCCCCGCGGCCCGACCCTGCTGCGGACGCTCGGCACCGTGAGCGCCCTGGTCGCCGCCTCCAGGCCCTCAGACGACGCCCCGGACGGCCCAGCAGAAGGCGGAGCGCACCGAGCCCCGGCCAGGAAGAACCACAAGAAGATGCCAGTGCCGCCTGGGGCCCCGCAAGGTGGCGGGGACTGA